Below is a window of Arabidopsis thaliana chromosome 2, partial sequence DNA.
AAATCTATTTGACATCTTCCTTGGTCTAAACAAACAAGCAACTATTGAAAAAGTTCCTTATAGtggtttttgaaaattgaaaaaaaaaaacaagaatggtATTCTATAGGGAAATAGTGAAAGAAGCACATAGAATTGGAATTAAGATTGAGAATGAGATGTAACAAACAACAGAGCAGCCAGCCAGCCACCATCCTTGCAAACTTGGGTCCTACTCCTCCATATCAATTCCTCATTTCATCTTTATTCTTACTCTTCTCTTTAATCTTctaattaacaatttttgaaCTTTTCATGTTTTGGTACATAACCaacgaaaaaagaaacaagtgacgtacaaaacacaagaagaaaatgaaattatctTAATTGATTCTGACCTAAagaatttaacattttctctttcaaatcttTTGTAGCAAGGGAGGTGAAACGAAAACGAATCATTAAGATACGTGCAATGAATCCAATAACCTCTATGACTAGCAGATgcatgaattttatttttgtgtttctgttaTGCATCTTTTTAGTTGCTTTTTAAGTCTGGTCATATCTTCGCTCAGACTTCACTGATGCAAAGCTGGATACAAAATCGACAAAAGTATATGTCCCCATATATTCCTATCTTTATactgaagaaaatatatactttagCTTTATCTATCGCACTACTTTAGTCTTTAGAGTTGATTTATCAATTAGTTCCTAAATCAACTAATGCACATGATTTAATGTAATTAATTGTCTCTTAATTGTACGGATTAGGTGATGAAGATCCACCGTCCACCATGGCTGTAGTACCTAATTAATACCGTGTAAACTTTAAACCACGGGTATTACTTATGATTGTTATTAGAAAATAACATTAGCTTACCTCAAAAAAAATgaggaatttgtttttgatttctagcaaaaaaaaaatgaaaccaaaaatgatTAGACGACTCTTTTGTTTGTAGacacaataaataatatagaatttttgtaagaaattaatAGTTTAGAACAATATGCGTGTattcaaaaagaatataattaagaatatttgaaatgattaaataccaatattattatattagtttatatttttaaatcaaattactcaattacaaaaataatacattagaaaatgattaattatatttttctaaagtGTTATAAAGACACCATTTCCTAACGGTATTGATTTTAgataatagaaaacaataatttgtGAGGAGAAagtatttaaaagaaaacagaaaaagaaaatgtataacGTAGAAGAAAGGTGGCTTTAGATTGGAGAGTTGTACGAGGAATATTAATAAGTCAAGTTGGTCGAGATATGCATTGAATCGATGGGAACGAGCCACGTGACAACGACATGTGCCGTTTCATCCACATTACATACCTTTTGAAATTATTGCTTATTTAATTCTTctatcaacattttttttgcttatacttattttcttcaatatatCTCATACCACTAACAATTAATAAAGGCTAATCTTAATAGAGAAATAGAATCATTCGTTTTAATAAACTCAAGTATATGTGATGAAACTGTGGGCATATCATATAAACTTGTTATTGAGCATAATAATTCATCTTATTATGTCCTACTATGCATTATGCAATGtatataatatgaattttttgttgaatattgTTGCAGGTCCACTATGTTCCACTAGACATGCAATCTAAGGGAGGGTTTGCGATGTTCAAGGCAATCATGCATGGGTTGCCATTTCTATATAGCTTTCCctttctacaatttttttctttctaattttctaaaaattaaatatacacACACTATGGATGATGGATTAACCAATAGAATCCAAGGAATTACGAGTAAAAAAAACACCCTCCTATAGTTCACCTATATCTTATatctttcttggttttggCTACGAATTGAAATCTTTTTCTGATTTGGATAAGAGATTGCGCTCTCTGTATACGttcttatatatatcactaTAATCAAATATGGGTTTTCTATAAATCTGTAAGGCATTATAAACATATGTATCAATATATTCTTAACTGACATTTAGATTGGTATAAGCAATGTTATTTACCTACATATTATCTATTTGTTTACATAGGAACTGGTGGCATCGATCCTAACCATAAGATCATgaatacaaaaaatcaaagatatcgAATCAAGTACATATCCACAAGATAATTTGAATATCTTTTAAGATCGGGAAGATATCACTATGGTGTATATGCTATTTATATAACTGATCAGTTATATATAGTTGTTAAACTTTGTTCTAACAATTTAAAAGTCTGCATCATCTTTTTATTGACgttaattaagttttgtttttgtttaaagcGGGAGGTGAAGTTTTGTTGTAATTATGTCTACTTGAGCCATTATAATTGTAGAATAGTAATGTCATTTCCATTGGGAGTTTAGCTAGTAGTTGACGAATAAAACCATTTCTCctttgtaaaaaaaagtagaaaagacGTAATCAATAGATGTTATACATGCGATTCATTGAATTTGGATAAATAAGTATTTtggattgaaaaaaaaataaaaaatgagtAGTGGATTTTGGTAAGCTGTCAATTGGTTAATACCAGAACGGCTGAAACTAAACTGCTTGCGAAAATTATCATGTCCCTCTTAATTAAACACCCAACGAAAAGTACTTATGAATATATCCAttagatattttaattattacatttttaggctgttaaacaaataaattatatcgGTTTACCTGAAAGataatgaatgaaaaaaaaaaaatcttaatatattattttatgtgtttttaaaaataataagcTGTCTtgtatttttaacaaatagCATTTTTAATATAGTACGATATTTAATACTATatcacttttttgtttaaatcatACTAAACAACACCTAgccctttttaaaataaataataataataataataagaccACTTATGTATCCTTTATGTATcatgtaaaatacaaaattccctaattatataaatttaagttGGCATTTCTTCTGACTATTAAAAGCATAAAacgaaagagaaataaatattggACCAACTGTCCCACTAAAAACGATAATATGATATAGCCACCACATGAAATGCCGAGAGGAATAACAATATGGGTCATCATCGGTCGATAACACATAGACAACATTATTATTAGGTtggaaaatttaattaattcacacacatatacatatacatattatacagttctatgacaaaaaaaaagtgataaaTGTTGAATATATTTGTCAAACTAATTTGGTAATTCACCGAATTCAATCTATTGATTATTGCTATCACTTctcatattcaattttttgtgCGCGAGGAATTCGAATCTTTAATTAGTACGTTTCCCCGTCCATAGTTTCAATAGATTACAACTCTaaatgattatataaaacaaacaaaacattatcatATAGAACAAAGATTATTTGTGAtaacctaaaatatttatcttatctttaattatttgtttctagTATTATTAATGACTGATACtgctttatttatttcaacCAAACAACTTTGACTATAGTCTACAATAATACACGATCAACGTTATAAAAGTTTGGATtcgttttaattaaaaaccacCATTGAATATTCCAAAAGAAACTGAAACCTCCATCTCAAACAGAGGCTTACCCCAAATAAATTCCATCCCACGTCATCATCAGAGAAAGTGTCTAGGGGAGAAGAACCACTGTGATTgtggaaagagagagagaagtgtaAAGTAATCAAATAGAgagatttcaattttgttcaGACCTTCCAGAATAAGCAGCAACTTGCCTCTCACACTTGTCACccccaaaagagaaaaaaaacattaaaattaaaatcttatcaTTTTAGAAAAATCTGTAAATTCAGTGAaccttcctctgtttcctgtttcttctctgattCCACAGTCTTAACCccaaaaacattatatttatttctctcaTTATCTTTTACCATCTATTTTTATACCAATTCCTTTTATCAAAACCACTCCCactttatttcttcttctctggttttcttaccaaaagaaactttcttcgtcttcctctgTATTTAAGCTTTAACACCCTGTTTTTGGTTTCCAACGttcaatcttcatcttcttctcgcTGAAGGTGTGTTTGGCTCTAACGGTTTAAAGGTACTTACTTTCGATTCTTTTGATTCATTCTCTGCTcatgtttttgattgaatcaCAACGATTTACTGATCAAAACTTGGACAAATTTTCTCTTGCAGCTTTCTTGAAACACCAATTGAATCTTTTCTCTCTaccggcaaaaaaaaaagattagtcCTTTTAGGTCTGGAAACGCCAAGATCACTCGTTCTAAACCTTAGATTTTGTCTGCATTTCGGGATAATCATTTCATCGTCAGGGTTCTTCAACCAAACTACatttacagaagaagaagaagaagaaaagttcgTTACTTTTTATGCGTTTGGATAAACAAactcaagtttcttcttcatacatCGATCTGATTTTCCAGATCAAACTtcgaaaagagaaaaagccTTCTTTAAATGATTCGTGAGTTCTCCAGTCTACAAAACGACATCATAAACATTCAAGAACATTATTctctcaacaacaacatggACGTGAGAGGAGATCATAACCGGAAAAACACGAGTTTTCGTGGTTCAGCTCCAGCTCCGATTATGGGGAAGCAAGAATTGTTTCGGACATTGTCGTCGCAGAACAGTCCAAGGAGGCTAATATCAGCGAGTTACTTCAGTTTAGAATCAATGGTTGTGCTTGTTGGTCTCACAGCATCTCTCTTGATCTTACCGTTGATTCTTCCACCATtgcctcctcctccttttATGCTGCTTTTGATTCCTATTGGGATTATGGTTTTGCTTATGGTTCTTGCTTTCATGCCTTCTTCTAATTCCaaacatgtttcttcttcttccacttttATGTAATAAACGTTTCTttaattgaagaaagaaatcCTTAAACAAAGGGAGGTTTTGTCTATTGTCATTACATAAGGTTTCAGGGTAAGagattaatatttcatttgtaaaacttgttttcttgatgCAGAATTATAcaactatttatataaataaagaatgATTAATAGTTTcatgatttcatttttctcatgGTCTGAAGCAAAACCAGGATGAGAGATTGGTACAAAATGTAAGAAATTGAAAGGCTTTCATTACAGGAGAGGAGACCAATAAGAGTCTGAGACAGAAGAAGTGAAATAATATGTAgatgaaataatataaaaggCTTTGATTATCTCTCCCATGGTTTAGGATGCATAAAAGACAGATAGAGAGACTTTTGACAAAGACATTCTCATAGCAAGTTTGTACAAGTCTACAAGAACcctttttcatcatctcaCAACCTGGATCAGAATCCATAACTATAGTGgaatggttgtttttcagttcTTATTTTATCAACTATTTAAAACGAGTTGTGTTAACTCAGATGCTGAATCCATTGTTGCTCAGTGTAAAGAAgctttgaccaaaaaaagaggaagGTGATGCTCCAAGATGGTCATGAGCTGATGATGACctttctttacttcttctgTGTCTACATCGAAGCCTTCAAGCTGTGTTGCAGCTTCCACGAGCTGTCCTCTTAGCTTTTGTGAGAGCAGCCGGCCACCCGCATCCACACACTCTCTGTACAGTGGCATGTAGGCGATTGCCACTCTCAATGGTGCTGGGAGATCCTTTAGACTT
It encodes the following:
- the ARL gene encoding ARGOS-like protein (ARGOS-like (ARL); BEST Arabidopsis thaliana protein match is: auxin-regulated gene involved in organ size (TAIR:AT3G59900.1); Has 88 Blast hits to 88 proteins in 12 species: Archae - 0; Bacteria - 0; Metazoa - 0; Fungi - 0; Plants - 88; Viruses - 0; Other Eukaryotes - 0 (source: NCBI BLink).), whose product is MIREFSSLQNDIINIQEHYSLNNNMDVRGDHNRKNTSFRGSAPAPIMGKQELFRTLSSQNSPRRLISASYFSLESMVVLVGLTASLLILPLILPPLPPPPFMLLLIPIGIMVLLMVLAFMPSSNSKHVSSSSTFM